TGTAGGCCCCCCGCCCGCTACTACTATGGTCATAAGGCGTTTCCTTTCTTCCGGATCCTGTTCTATAGAAGCCCGCTCCAGCTGTAACAACAGGTAATTGCGCAGCGCCAGCGCATCACTCACGGTTTTCATAGGCACGGCCAGCCGCTTCACATTCTCCATACCAAAATAATTGGTTTCGGTACCCATCGCCAGTACCAGCATATCATAACCTATGATTCCGGTGCTCGTTTCTACCTGGTTCTGTTCCGGATGTAAGGCAATAAGTTCTGCCAAACGGAAATGTACATTCTTATGCTTGCGGAATAACTTGCGGAAGGGGTAACTGATGTTCGACATGGTCAGAAAACCAGTCGCAACCTGGTATAGCAGGGGCGGAAAGAAATTGTAATTATTCCTGTCTACCAATGTAATCTCAAACGCTTCGTTCCCGGCCAGCTGGCGAATGAAATTAACGCCCGCAAAGCCGCCGCCGATAACAACTATCCTGGTGGGTTTCATAGATCAATGTTTTAATACAATAGCCAATAATGACCACTATGCGTATCAAATGGTTTGCCAGAGCGGATTTGCCCGGAATATATAGTAGTAACAATTGTTTGTTTATTTTATCAAAAAGAAATTTGGTCGCAATTAGTTTATACGTACTTTTGAAACTGTAATGAATACAACACGCACATACAACTTTTTCTTTTTCTTTTATTTTTACTTTAGTCAAAGTAAACCGGGTTGTATTGCCTAAACAAGATTAAAAACAAGCAACATACAGTCCCGGTCTACAAGGCCGGGATTTTTTGTTTTATGACACAAAGAATCGCAATACAGGGCTATGAAGGCAGCTTCCATCAGGTAGCCGCAGAACAAATTTTCGGTACCGGCGTTCAAGTCATCCCCTGCGCCACTTTTAGGGAAGTGGTTAAAATAGCCGGCAGCAAAAAAGAAAGTGAAGGGGGTATTATGGCCATAGAAAACTCTATCGCCGGCAGTATTCTCCCCAACTATAACTTGTTGCAGAAGAGTAACTTGAGAATAACCGGGGAAGTCTATCTGCAAATCAAACAAAACCTGCTCGTAAACCCGGGCGTAAAGCTCGAAGATATCCGGGAAGTACATACCCATCCTATGGCCATCCTCCAGTGCCTGGCTTTTCTTGAAAAATATAACTGGAAGCTTGTCGAAACAGAAGATACAGCCCTTAGCGCCAAACTCATTCATCAGCATAAGAACAAATACGCAGCAGGCATAGCCAGTAAACGCGCCGCAGAACTGTTCAACCTCGACGTCCTCGCACCAAACATTCATACCATGAAGAACAACTACACACGCTTCCTGGTATTACAACGCGAAGAAGAAGCCCTGCCCATCGAAGATGCCAATAAAGCATCTGTAATATTCGAAACAGATCATTCCCGTGGCAGCCTCGCCAAAGTGCTAACGGCTATCGCAAACGGAGGGATCAACCTCTCAAAACTGCAAAGTGTGCCCATCCCCGGAAGCGACTGGAAATACAGCTTTCACGCCGATATGGAATTCGATACCTTGAAACAATTTGAAACGGTCATAGAAAAGATCAGGCCTTTGGCCGAAGAAGTTACCGTATACGGTATCTATAAAAAAGGCAAAACAATATAAAAAGCAGCAACCAAACTTCATTATATAAACAGTATATCATGGTGGCAACAGCAAACAGACTGGAAGGTATCGGAGAATATTATTTCTCTACAAAACTGAGAGAAATAGATGAACTGAATAAACAGGGCCGCAATATCATTAACCTGGGTATCGGAAGCCCCGACCTGCCGCCGCATCCTGCTGTAATTCAAACTTTACAGGAAGAGGCCGCCAAACCAAATGTACATGGATACCAGAACTATAAAGGAGCGCCCGCTTTGCGCAATGCCTTTAAAGACTGGTACCAGCAATGGTATGGCGTAACGCTGAATGCCGATACCGAAATACTGCCGCTCATGGGTAGCAAAGAAGGCATCATGCACATCTGCATGACCTATCTGGATGCGGGCGACCAGGTACTGGTCCCTAATCCCGGCTATCCTACCTATCGCAGCGCTGTAAAACTTGCCGGAGGTGTTTGTATCGACTATGGCTTAAAAGCTGAAAACAACTACGCGCCCGATTTCGAAGCGCTGGAAAATCTCGACCTGTCTAAAGTAAAGCTCATGTGGGTGAACTATCCGCATATGCCAACAGGACAACTGGCCACCGCTAACGTGTTTTCAAAGCTGGTTGCTTTTGCCCGTAAACATAATATTCTCATCTGTCACGATAACCCTTATAGTTTTATTTTAAACGATCATCCCGCCAGTATCTTCAGCGTCGAAGGCGCCAGGGACGTAGCAATAGAACTTAACTCTTTAAGTAAATCACATAATATGGCCGGCTGGCGTGTAGGCGTATTATGCGCCGCTAAAGAGCGGGTCGATGAAGTCTTACGCTTTAAAACCAATATGGATAGCGGCATGTTCCTGCCCCTGCAGCTCGCAGCAGCCAAAGCCCTGACCCTGGGCAGAGAATGGTACAACGAAGTAAATGCTATCTATGCCGAAAGAAGACAAAAGGTCTATGAAATGCTCGATATGCTGCAATGCACCTATTCCCGCGAACAGGTAGGTCTTTTCGTTTGGGCAAAGATCCCTGCCACCTATAAGAACGGTTACGAATTAAGCGATGCCGTATTATACGAAAGCAATGTATTCATCACCCCGGGAGGCATCTTTGGCGATGGAGGTGATGGCTTTATAAGAATAAGCCTTTGCGGATCATTGACAAGGTTTGAAGAAGCAATTGAAAGAATAAAAAAAACAATAATAGAAACCAGGGATGCTCAAACTGCATCCCGGTAACCGTTATCGATTTTCAACTTAAATACCATGGTAGTTACAGTAGCAGGTATAGGATTAATAGGTGGCTCAATGGCCCTGGCCTTGAAAGACAAGGGCTTTGCCACTGAATTGATAGGAGTGGACCTGAACGAAGAACATACGAAAAAAGCTTTGGAACTGGGGCTGGTAGATAAAATCGCCACACTCGAAGAAGCGGTAGCACAATCAGATCTTATCATCCTGGCGGTTCCGGTAAGCGCGGTGTTGCAGTTATTACCCAAAGTATTGAACCTGGTAAACGATAAACAGGTAATAATGGACGTAGGTTCTACAAAACTGGGCGTTGTTGAGCTGGCCGCGGCACACCCGCGCAAAGGTCGGGTGGTGGCAACACATCCCATGTGGGGTACAGAGTTTAGCGGCCCCGAAGCCGCTGTCCGGAACGCATTCGCAGGAAAAGCAACTGTTATCTGCAATAAAGAACAATGTGATGCCGATGCGTTTGAACTGGTGGAACAGCTCTACCATTTATTAGGTATGCGCCTGTTGTATATGAACGCAGAGGATCACGACGTACACGTAGCATATATAAGCCATATCTCTCATATAACATCCTTCGCCCTGGCCAATACCGTACTGGAGAAGGAAAAGGAAGAGGATGCTATTTTCGAATTGGCGAGCGGCGGCTTTGAAAGTACCGTCCGTTTGGCAAAAAGTAATGCCCAGATGTGGGTCCCCATCTTTAAACAGAACCGGGATAACGTGCTCGACGTGCTCAATGAGCACATCGCACAACTGCGGAAATTCAAAGCCTGCCTCGAAAAAGAGAACTACGAATACCTGCAGGAATTGATAGAAAATGCCAATAAGATAAGGAAAGTGCTGAATAGACCTTGAATGGGTTACCTTTGCGGCAAATATTAGAAATTCATGACAACATTTGAAGAACTGGGATTGGACGACAGACTGGTAAAGGCTACCGGTGAATTGGGGTTCGTCAATCCCACGGCGATACAGGAAAAGGCTATTCCTGTATTATTAGGGGGCACAAAAGATTTTATAGGGCTTGCACAAACAGGAACAGGAAAAACAGCGGCATTTGGCTTGCCGTTGCTGAATTTAATTGACGTTCAGGCTAGACACCCGCAGGCGTTGGTGGTTTGTCCAACCCGCGAACTGTGTCTGCAGATTGTAAAGGAAATAGAGCTCTTTAAAAAATATATGTCAGGGGTATTTGTAACAGCAGTGTACGGTGGTACGTCCATTGGCCTGCAAATACGCGACCTGAAAAGAGGGGTGCAAATCGTGGTGGCTACGCCCGGAAGGCTTATCGACCTGATTGAACGTAAAGCCATCAACCTGGAACAAATTCAGTA
The sequence above is a segment of the Filimonas effusa genome. Coding sequences within it:
- a CDS encoding pyridoxal phosphate-dependent aminotransferase: MVATANRLEGIGEYYFSTKLREIDELNKQGRNIINLGIGSPDLPPHPAVIQTLQEEAAKPNVHGYQNYKGAPALRNAFKDWYQQWYGVTLNADTEILPLMGSKEGIMHICMTYLDAGDQVLVPNPGYPTYRSAVKLAGGVCIDYGLKAENNYAPDFEALENLDLSKVKLMWVNYPHMPTGQLATANVFSKLVAFARKHNILICHDNPYSFILNDHPASIFSVEGARDVAIELNSLSKSHNMAGWRVGVLCAAKERVDEVLRFKTNMDSGMFLPLQLAAAKALTLGREWYNEVNAIYAERRQKVYEMLDMLQCTYSREQVGLFVWAKIPATYKNGYELSDAVLYESNVFITPGGIFGDGGDGFIRISLCGSLTRFEEAIERIKKTIIETRDAQTASR
- a CDS encoding prephenate dehydrogenase, with translation MVVTVAGIGLIGGSMALALKDKGFATELIGVDLNEEHTKKALELGLVDKIATLEEAVAQSDLIILAVPVSAVLQLLPKVLNLVNDKQVIMDVGSTKLGVVELAAAHPRKGRVVATHPMWGTEFSGPEAAVRNAFAGKATVICNKEQCDADAFELVEQLYHLLGMRLLYMNAEDHDVHVAYISHISHITSFALANTVLEKEKEEDAIFELASGGFESTVRLAKSNAQMWVPIFKQNRDNVLDVLNEHIAQLRKFKACLEKENYEYLQELIENANKIRKVLNRP
- a CDS encoding prephenate dehydratase, with the translated sequence MTQRIAIQGYEGSFHQVAAEQIFGTGVQVIPCATFREVVKIAGSKKESEGGIMAIENSIAGSILPNYNLLQKSNLRITGEVYLQIKQNLLVNPGVKLEDIREVHTHPMAILQCLAFLEKYNWKLVETEDTALSAKLIHQHKNKYAAGIASKRAAELFNLDVLAPNIHTMKNNYTRFLVLQREEEALPIEDANKASVIFETDHSRGSLAKVLTAIANGGINLSKLQSVPIPGSDWKYSFHADMEFDTLKQFETVIEKIRPLAEEVTVYGIYKKGKTI